A single Phaenicophaeus curvirostris isolate KB17595 chromosome 26, BPBGC_Pcur_1.0, whole genome shotgun sequence DNA region contains:
- the FTSJ3 gene encoding pre-rRNA 2'-O-ribose RNA methyltransferase FTSJ3 produces MGKKSKLGKSRRDKFYHLAKETGFRSRSSFKLLQLNRKFQFLQKARALLDLCAAPGGWLQVASKFMPVSSLIIGVDLVPIKPIPNVVTLQEDITTEKCRQALRKELQTWKVDVVLNDGAPNVGASWVHDAYSQANLTLMALKLACEFLCKGGWFITKVFRSRDYQPLLWIFQQFFSKVQATKPQASRNESAEIFVVCQGYQAPDKIDSKFFDPKYAFKEVELPTKSVSELVSKKKPKAEGYADGDMTLYHRFTLMDFLKAPNPVDFLSKANEITLGDGELENHSSTTEELRQCCKDIRVLGRKELRALLNWRTKLRRFLAKKLKEQAKELDINLSSGEEEEGEEEEEKEKEKKSLSRATADEVVNDEEEEVELALTEMKAKELAELKRKKKKILKEQRKQRERVELKMDLPGVSIADDGDTSMFSLRTIHKTPLLNELTRGDMASADALLEIGPGDDDIYVSDHEEDDDVSLASDLDPEELLEIEARQRRLERERREQGAKRGKLKQKEEVEEEGEEEENPLLVPLEEKSVLEERQTSLWFGKDAFAGIEDDADEELELGQSQMLAEKQREPQRGKATKEKQKKKPQEESPAEAPPATDTGPDANKVQDEESSDDDSSSDEERPLIPAGKKRGRVEPCGFEVVPIENPVKRARVLDAEGLALGSVIATSKKARRDLIDDSFNRYSYNKDEGELPEWFTEEEKQHRRKQIPVDRQTVEAYRQRWREINARPIKKVAEAKARKKRRMLKKMEQMKKKAEAVVNTVDISEREKVAQLRRIYKKAGLAKEKRQVTYLVAKKGVGRRVRRPPGVKGQFKVVDSRLKKDTRAQKRQEQKKKRHK; encoded by the exons ATGGGCAAGAAAAGCAAACTGGGCAAGAGCCGGCGGGACAAGTTCTACCACCTGGCCAAGGAGACCG GCTTTCGCTCCCGCTCCTCCTTCAAGCTTCTCCAGCTCAATAGGAAGTTCCAGTTCTTGCAGAAGGCCCGGGCGCTGCTGGACCTGTGTGCAGCTCCTGGCGGGTG GCTGCAGGTGGCTTCCAAATTCATGCCGGTTTCCAGCTTGATCATCG GAGTGGACTTGGTCCCCATCAAGCCCATTCCCAATGTGGTGACGCTGCAGGAGGACATCACCACTGAGAAATGCCGCCAG GCCCTGCGCAAGGAGCTGCAGACGTGGAAGGTGGATGTTGTGCTGAATGACGGAGCACCCAACGTGGGAGCCAGCTGGGTGCATGACGCCTATTCCCAAG ccaaCCTGACCCTCATGGCTCTGAAACTGGCCTGCGAATTCCTGTGCAAAGGTGGTTGGTTCATCACCAAGGTTTTTCGTTCCCGGGACTACCAGCCTCTCCTTTGGATCTTTCAGCAATTCTTCAGCAAGGTCCAGGCCACCAAGCCCCAAGCCTCTCGCAATGAATCCGCTGAGATCTTCGTGGTGTGTCAAG GTTATCAGGCTCCAGACAAAATCGACAGCAAGTTTTTTGACCCAAAATACGCCTTCAAGGAGGTGGAGCTTCCAACTAAGTCTGTCAGCGAGCTGGTCAGCAAAAAGAAGCCAAAG GCAGAAGGCTATGCGGATGGCGACATGACCCTCTACCACCGCTTCACCCTGATGGACTTCCTCAAGGCTCCCAACCCCGTGGACTTCCTCTCCAAGGCCAATGAG ATCACGCTGGGGGATGGTGAGCTGGAGAATCACAGTTCCACCACGGAGGAGCTGCGCCAGTGCTGCAAGGACATCCGTGTGCTGGGACGCAAAGAGCTCAG AGCCCTGCTGAACTGGAGGACAAAGTTGCGACGTTTCTTGGCCAAAAAGCTGAAGGAGCAGGCGAAGGAGCTGGATATCAA CCTGAGCTctggtgaagaggaggagggcgaagaggaggaggagaaggagaaagagaagaagagcTTATCAAGAGCCACAGCTGATGAGGTGGTGAATGACGAAGAAGAAGAGGTAGAGCTGGCGCTGACAGAGATGAAGGCCAAGGAGCTGGCAGAGTTGAAGAG aaagaagaagaagatcCTGAAGGAACAGCGGAAGCAGCGTGAGCGTGTGGAGCTGAAAATGGACCTTCCTGGTGTCTCCATCGCTGATGATGGTGACACCAGCATGTTCTCTCTCCGGACTATCCACAAGACCCCg CTGCTGAATGAGTTGACCCGAGGGGACATGGCATCAGCAGATGCCCTCTTGGAGATAGGACCTGGGGATGATGACATTTATGTCTCAGATCACGAGGAAGATGACGACGTGTCCCTGGCCAGTGATCTGGACCCAGAGGAACTGCTTGAGATAGAAGCCCGTCAGCGCCGGCTGGAGCGGGAAAGGCGAGAGCAAGGTGCAAAGAG GGGAAAGCTTaagcagaaggaagaggtggaggaggaaggggaggaagaagagaatcCCCTGCTGGTGCCCCTGGAGGAGAAATCCGTGCTGGAGGAACGACAGACCAGCCTGTGGTTTGGGAAG gACGCTTTCGCTGGCATCGAGGACGATGCggatgaggagctggagctggggcagTCGCAGATGTTGGCTGAGAAACAGCGCGAGCCTCAGAGAG GCAAAgcaacaaaggaaaagcagaagaagaaaccCCAGGAGGAATCTCCAGCTGAGGCCCCACCTGCCACAGACACAGGACCTGACGCTAATAAAGTGCAGGATGAGGAGAGCAGCGATGACGACAGCAGCAGTGATGAGGAGAG GCCACTGATTCCGGCAGGGAAGAAGCGGGGCCGTGTTGAGCCATGTGGCTTCGAGGTGGTGCCCATTGAGAACCCAG TGAAAAGAGCCCGTGTCCTGGATGCAGAGGGTCTGGCGCTCGGCTCCGTCATTGCCACCTCCAAAAAGGCCAGGCGGGACCTGATTGATGACTCCTTCAACAG GTATTCTTACAACAAAGATGAGGGAGAGCTGCCGGAGTGGTTCactgaggaggagaagcagcaccGGCGCAAGCAGATCCCCGTGGACCGGCAGACGGTTGAGGCGTATCGACAACGCTGGCGTGAAATCAACGCCCGCCCCATCAAGAAGGTGGCAGAAGCCAAGGCCCGCAAGAAGCGGCGG ATGCTGAAGAAGATGGAAcagatgaagaagaaagcagaggctGTGGTGAACACTGTGGATATCtcagagagggagaaggtggCCCAGCTGCGGCG CATCTACAAGAAGGCTGGGCTGGCCAAGGAGAAGCGTCAGGTCACCTACTTGGTGGCTAAGAAAGGCGTAGGGCGCCGCGTGCGCCGTCCTCCTGGCGTCAAGGGCCAGTTCAAGGTCGTCGACAGTCGCCTGAAGAAGGACACGAGGGCTCAGAAGCgccaagaacagaagaaaaaacgCCATAAGTGA
- the PSMC3IP gene encoding homologous-pairing protein 2 homolog isoform X1, with product MSKSREGGAAGGGPAAVLLRYLREQNRPYSAQDAFGNLQREHGLGKAAVVKALEQLAQQGLIREKAYGKQKIYFANQEQLPAASEAELRSLDGEITARAAAVQALQQSCRQLEAELRDLNSSVTTTEMAKELEELRSECAGYSEKLERMKSASSHVTPEEKEKVCSEQKLYCREWRRRKRMVTASPSRRATELLDAILEGYPKSKKQFFEEVGIETDEDHHVTLPAAV from the exons ATGAGCAAGAGCCGCGAaggcggcgcggcgggcg GAGGCCCTGCCGCCGTGCTGCTGCGGTATCTGCGGGAGCAGAACCGGCCCTACAGCGCCCAGGACGCCTTCGGGAACCTGCAGCGGGAGCACGGGCTGGGCAAGGCG GCCGTGGTGAAGGCGCTGGAGCAGCTGGCGCAGCAGGGCCTCATTCGGGAGAAGGCGTATGGGAAGCAGAAGATCTACTTTGCCAACCAG GAGCAGCTCCCGGCTGCCAGCGAGGCTGAGCTCCGCAGCCTGGATGGGGAGATCACCGCGCGCGCCGCCGCCGTGCAGGcgctgcagcagagctgccgGCAGCTGGAGGCAG AGCTGAGGGACCTGAACAGCTCCGTGACGACCACCGAGATGGccaaggagctggaggagctgcggAGCGAGTGCGCCGGTTACTCGGAGAAGCTGGAGAGGATGAAATCTGCCAGCAGCCACGTCACgccggaggagaaggagaag GTCTGCAGCGAGCAGAAGCTTTACTGCAGGGAGTGGCGGAGGAGGAAGCGAATGGTAACGGCCTCGCCGTCGCGTAGG GCAACCGAGCTGCTGGACGCCATCCTGGAGGGCTACCCCAAGAGCAAGAAGCAGTTCTTT GAGGAGGTTGGGATAGAGACGGATGAGGATCACCACGTCACGCTGCCGGCGGCTGTGTGA
- the PSMC3IP gene encoding homologous-pairing protein 2 homolog isoform X2: protein MSKSREGGAAGGGPAAVLLRYLREQNRPYSAQDAFGNLQREHGLGKAAVVKALEQLAQQGLIREKAYGKQKIYFANQEQLPAASEAELRSLDGEITARAAAVQALQQSCRQLEAELRDLNSSVTTTEMAKELEELRSECAGYSEKLERMKSASSHVTPEEKEKVCSEQKLYCREWRRRKRMATELLDAILEGYPKSKKQFFEEVGIETDEDHHVTLPAAV, encoded by the exons ATGAGCAAGAGCCGCGAaggcggcgcggcgggcg GAGGCCCTGCCGCCGTGCTGCTGCGGTATCTGCGGGAGCAGAACCGGCCCTACAGCGCCCAGGACGCCTTCGGGAACCTGCAGCGGGAGCACGGGCTGGGCAAGGCG GCCGTGGTGAAGGCGCTGGAGCAGCTGGCGCAGCAGGGCCTCATTCGGGAGAAGGCGTATGGGAAGCAGAAGATCTACTTTGCCAACCAG GAGCAGCTCCCGGCTGCCAGCGAGGCTGAGCTCCGCAGCCTGGATGGGGAGATCACCGCGCGCGCCGCCGCCGTGCAGGcgctgcagcagagctgccgGCAGCTGGAGGCAG AGCTGAGGGACCTGAACAGCTCCGTGACGACCACCGAGATGGccaaggagctggaggagctgcggAGCGAGTGCGCCGGTTACTCGGAGAAGCTGGAGAGGATGAAATCTGCCAGCAGCCACGTCACgccggaggagaaggagaag GTCTGCAGCGAGCAGAAGCTTTACTGCAGGGAGTGGCGGAGGAGGAAGCGAATG GCAACCGAGCTGCTGGACGCCATCCTGGAGGGCTACCCCAAGAGCAAGAAGCAGTTCTTT GAGGAGGTTGGGATAGAGACGGATGAGGATCACCACGTCACGCTGCCGGCGGCTGTGTGA
- the MLX gene encoding max-like protein X: MAEPPGAEEPWGKVDAACSDNGLDSALFMENARKGSIVSRANSIGSTSASSVPNTDDEDSDYQQESYKESYKDRRRRAHTQAERKRRDAIKKGYDDLQAIVPTCEQQDFSLGSQKLSKAIVLQKTIDYIQFLHKEKKKQEEEVSVLRKDVMALKIMKVNYEQIVKAHQDNPNEGEGPISDEMKFNVFQGIMDSLFQSFNASISVTSFQELSACVFSWIEEHCKPQTLRDIVIGVLHQLKSQLY; encoded by the exons ATGGCGGAGCCGCCGGGCGCCGAGGAGCCGTGGGGGAAG GTGGACGCAGCCTGCAGTGACAATGGCCTAGACTCAG CGCTCTTCATGGAAAATGCTAGGAAAGGAAGCATCGTGTCACGAGCCAACAGCATCGGCTCCACCAGTGCCTCTTCTGTCCCCAACACAG ATGACGAGGACAGTGATTACCAGCAGGAGTCCTACAAGGAGTCATACAAGGACCGGCGCAGGCGGGCGCACACCCAGGCGGAGCGCAAGAGGCGAGATGCCATCAAG AAAGGCTACGATGACTTGCAGGCCATCGTTCCCACTTGTGAGCAGCAGGATTTCTCCCTAGGCTCCCAGAAGCTGAGCAAGGCCATCGTCCTCCAGAAAA CCATTGACTACATCCAGTTCCTgcacaaggaaaagaagaagcaaGAGGAGGAAGTTTCTGTCCTGAGGAAAGACGTGATGGCCTTGAAGATCATGAAAGT aaaCTACGAGCAGATTGTGAAAGCGCATCAGGACAACCCAAACGAGGGGGAGGGCCCCATCTCCGATGAGATGAAGTTCAATGTTTTTCAAGGCATTATGGATTCCCTCTTCCAGTCCTTTAACGCCTCCATTTCGGTAACGAGCTTTCAGGAGCTCTCGGCTTGTGTCTTCAGCTGGATTGAGGAGCACTGCAAGCCCCAG ACGCTGCGGGACATCGTCATCGGGGTCCTGCACCAGCTGAAGAGTCAGCTCTACTGA
- the COASY gene encoding bifunctional coenzyme A synthase gives MSRWGPGLLVLTAPLRSVSRRAAAALEAAAGLVSGPLYVHLQPGLSLAAPAPVPAAPPAGPELLRALAALYGAAAARGDLDLRVLLGPGRRLARPPRVLLAQEPLGAPGPLRRGLRLLASAAYGCCPGLPALLLDPDLDSGADPDLDPSADQDSALPSFSDVVVGGTFDRLHGAHRLLLSACCLLAQHRLVAGLADGDLLRHKVLMELIEPYELREAKLREFLEDVKPSLRYDIVPLADPYGPSVTDPNLQCLVVSEETRRGGEAVNKKRLENGLPELVLYEILLMKDPDHTQNEEEKISSSSLRHRLLGTLLRPPRQDPALPSHPYVIGLTGGTGSGKSSIAKLLGQLGAFLIDADKLGHAVYVPGGPAYERVVAAFGAEILNEDGTINRKVLGAKVFGNEERLKSLTDIVWPEIARMVKEQIREADAQGKSVCVLDAAVLLEAGWQDMVHEVWTTIIPQEEAVKRIVARDGLSEEAARSRVQSQMTNSQRVEQAQVVLCTLWEPEITRKQVEKAWDLLQQRLSQERSK, from the exons atGTCTCGGTGGGGCCCGGGGCTGCTGGTGCTGACGGCGCCGCTGCGCTCGGTGTcccggcgggcggcggcggcgctggaggcggcggcggggctggTGTCGGGGCCGCTCTACGTGCACCTGCAGCCGGGGCTGTCGCTCGCCGCCCCCGCGCCGGTccccgccgcgccccccgccggccccgaGCTGCTGCGGGCGCTGGCGGCGCTGtacggggcggcggcggcgcggggcgacCTGGATCTGCGCGTCCTGCTCGGCCCCGGCCGCCGCCtcgcccgcccgccccgcgtGCTGCTCGCCCAGGAGCCGCTCGGGGCCCCGGGGCCGCTGCGGAGGGGCCTGCGGCTCCTCGCCTCCGCCGCCTACGGCTGCTGCCCCGGGCTGCCCGCGCTGCTGCTCG ACCCTGATCTGGACTCCGGTGCAGACCCCGACCTGGACCCCAGCGCAGACCAGGACTCAGCGCTCCCCAGCTTCTCCGACGTGGTGGTCGGCGGCACCTTTGACCGCCTGCACGGTGCCCACCGCCTTCTGCTCAGCGCCTGCTGCCTCCTGGCCCAGCACCGGCTCGTGGCCGGGTTGGCTGACGGGGATCTGCTCCGCC ACAAGGTCCTGATGGAGCTGATTGAGCCGTATGAGCTGCGAGAGGCAAAGCTGCGGGAGTTCCTGGAGGACGTGAAGCCCTCGCTGCGTTACGACATTGTTCCTCTGGCCGACCCCTACGGCCCCTCGGTGACAGACCCAAACCTGCAGTGCTTGGTGGTCAGCGAGGAGACCCGCAGAGGAGGGGAGGCTGTCAACAAGAAGAGACTTGAAAAT GGGCTCCCTGAGCTGGTTCTCTACGAGATCCTGTTGATGAAGGACCCTGACCACACTCAGAATGAGGAGGAGAAGAtcagctcctccagcctccGGCACCGGCTGCTGGGCACGTTGCTGCGGCCCCCGCGG CAAGACCCTGCCTTGCCTTCACACCCATACGTGATCGGCCTGactggaggaactgggagcGGAAAATCCTCCATCGCTAAACtcctggggcagctgggagcGTTCCTCATCGACGCTGACAAGCTGGGCCACGCTGTCTACGTCCCCGGTGGCCCTGCCTACGAGCGGGTGGTGGCAGCCTTTGGGGCAG AGATCTTGAATGAAGATGGGACGATAAACAGGAAAGTCCTTGGGGCCAAAGTGTTTGGAAACGAG GAGCGGCTGAAGAGTCTCACGGACATCGTATGGCCTGAGATAGCCCGTATGGTCAAGGAGCAGATCAGGGAGGCAGATGCTCAAG GAAAGTCCGTGTGCGTGCTGGACGCTGCCGtgctgctggaggctggctggCAAGACATGGTCCACGAGGTGTGGACGACCATCATCCCGCAGGAGGAG GCGGTGAAGCGCATCGTGGCCAGGGACGGGCTGAGCGAGGAGGCTGCCCGCAGCCGGGTGCAGAGCCAGATGACCAACAGCCAGCGCGTGGAGCAGGCGCAGGTGGTGCTGTGCACGCTCTGGGAGCCGGAGATCACCCGTAAGCAG GTGGAGAAGGCCTGGGACCTCCTGCAGCAGCGCCTGAGCCAGGAGCGCAGCAAGTGA